The Sphingobium sp. JS3065 genome includes a region encoding these proteins:
- the recQ gene encoding DNA helicase RecQ, with translation MRPDIPTLLHDIFGFPAFRGVQEQVVSRIMAGQPTLAIMPTGAGKSLCYQLPAVALDGCCVVVSPLIALMHDQLRAAQAVGIRAASLTSVDTDWRETQDRLRNGDLDLLYVAPERASGEGFRNLLRAAKIALFAIDEAHCVSEWGHDFRPDYRLLRPLLDEFPDVPRLALTATADHHTRDDILVQLGIPREGLIIAGFDRPNIRYAVHPRDGLPRQLSDLIAGQTGPGIVYAPTRAATEKLAETLGKTGRPTRAYHAGLAPQMRAANQAAFIASEDMVMVATIAFGMGIDKPDVRFVAHAALPKSIEGYYQESGRAGRDGEPAEAHLFWGADDFARARQRIGELDPLRQQGERARITALGGLVETGTCRRAILLRHFGENPPPGCGNCDNCLNPPPSIDATQTARKFLSAVYRTGQSFGVGHIEQVLTGAVSDKIRERGHDKISVYGIVDGEETALLRPVSRALLVRDALQTNEHGGLEFGPNARPILRGEEEVSLILPPRKERRRKSARSGSAENPVGDPLFDALRACRRELAQEAGVPPYVIFHDSTLREMAEQRPTSLAELGNISGVGQRKLDAYGDAFLAAIRPYL, from the coding sequence ATGCGCCCCGACATCCCGACCCTCCTCCACGATATTTTCGGCTTCCCCGCTTTTCGCGGCGTGCAGGAACAGGTGGTCAGTCGCATCATGGCGGGCCAGCCGACGCTGGCGATCATGCCGACCGGCGCAGGCAAGTCGCTCTGCTACCAACTGCCCGCCGTGGCGCTGGACGGCTGCTGCGTCGTCGTCTCCCCATTGATCGCGCTGATGCACGACCAGCTTCGCGCCGCGCAGGCCGTCGGCATCCGCGCCGCCAGCCTCACCAGCGTCGATACCGACTGGCGCGAGACGCAGGACCGGCTGCGCAACGGTGATCTCGACCTGCTCTACGTCGCCCCCGAACGCGCCAGCGGGGAAGGGTTCCGCAACCTCCTGCGCGCCGCGAAAATCGCCCTCTTCGCCATAGACGAGGCGCATTGCGTATCCGAATGGGGCCATGATTTCCGCCCCGACTATCGCCTGCTGCGCCCGCTGCTGGACGAATTTCCCGACGTTCCCCGCCTGGCGCTGACTGCCACCGCCGACCATCACACCCGCGACGACATCCTCGTCCAGCTCGGCATTCCCCGCGAAGGCCTGATCATCGCGGGCTTCGACCGGCCGAACATCCGCTACGCCGTCCACCCTCGCGACGGCCTGCCGCGCCAGCTTTCCGACCTGATCGCGGGCCAGACCGGCCCCGGCATCGTCTACGCCCCCACCCGCGCCGCGACCGAGAAGCTGGCCGAAACCCTTGGCAAGACCGGCCGCCCGACCCGCGCCTATCATGCCGGGCTGGCCCCCCAGATGCGCGCCGCCAACCAGGCCGCCTTCATCGCCAGCGAGGATATGGTGATGGTCGCCACCATCGCCTTCGGCATGGGCATCGACAAGCCCGACGTCCGCTTCGTCGCCCATGCGGCGCTGCCCAAGTCGATCGAGGGCTATTATCAGGAATCCGGCCGCGCGGGCCGCGACGGCGAACCCGCCGAAGCGCATCTTTTCTGGGGCGCCGATGATTTCGCCCGCGCCCGCCAGCGCATCGGCGAACTCGACCCCCTCCGCCAGCAGGGCGAGCGCGCCCGCATCACGGCGCTGGGCGGACTGGTGGAAACCGGCACCTGCCGCCGCGCCATATTGCTCCGCCATTTCGGGGAAAATCCCCCGCCGGGCTGCGGCAATTGCGACAATTGCCTCAATCCCCCGCCCAGCATCGACGCGACCCAGACCGCCCGCAAATTCCTGTCCGCCGTCTACCGCACCGGCCAGAGCTTCGGCGTCGGCCATATCGAGCAAGTGCTGACCGGCGCCGTCAGCGACAAGATCCGCGAGCGGGGCCATGACAAGATTTCGGTCTACGGCATCGTCGACGGGGAGGAGACGGCGCTGCTGCGCCCCGTCTCCCGCGCATTGCTGGTCCGCGACGCGCTCCAGACGAACGAACATGGCGGCCTGGAATTCGGTCCCAACGCCCGCCCGATCCTGCGCGGCGAGGAAGAGGTCAGCCTGATCCTGCCGCCCCGCAAGGAACGCCGCCGCAAGAGCGCCCGCAGCGGCAGCGCCGAAAATCCCGTGGGCGATCCGCTGTTCGACGCGCTGCGCGCCTGCCGCCGCGAACTGGCGCAGGAGGCGGGCGTGCCGCCCTATGTCATCTTCCACGATTCGACCCTGCGCGAAATGGCGGAGCAGCGCCCGACGAGCCTTGCCGAACTCGGCAACATCAGCGGCGTGGGCCAGCGCAAGCTGGACGCCTATGGCGACGCCTTCCTGGCGGCGATCCGGCCTTATCTGTAA
- a CDS encoding TIGR01244 family sulfur transferase, which yields MFRQLTKNLYVAPQISVDQVAEAKALGVTMIVNNRPDDEEPGQTNGAEIEAAAKAAGIAYAAVPVAHGGFAPWQLDGMAAALEQAGEGKILAYCRSGTRSTLLWALTRARAGDHPAALTEQAASAGYDVAPVRQIMDALAAG from the coding sequence ATGTTCCGCCAGCTCACCAAGAACCTCTACGTCGCCCCGCAGATCAGCGTCGATCAGGTGGCGGAGGCCAAGGCGCTGGGCGTGACGATGATCGTCAACAACCGCCCCGATGACGAGGAACCGGGCCAGACCAACGGCGCGGAGATAGAGGCCGCCGCCAAGGCCGCAGGCATCGCCTATGCCGCGGTCCCGGTCGCCCATGGCGGCTTTGCTCCATGGCAACTCGACGGCATGGCCGCCGCGCTCGAACAGGCGGGGGAGGGCAAGATACTCGCTTATTGCCGTTCCGGCACGCGCAGCACCCTGCTCTGGGCGCTGACCCGCGCCCGCGCGGGCGACCACCCGGCGGCGCTGACCGAACAGGCCGCATCGGCCGGTTATGACGTCGCGCCCGTCCGCCAGATCATGGACGCGCTAGCCGCCGGTTGA
- a CDS encoding serine hydrolase domain-containing protein — protein sequence MRVERNSVKRLGAIGGILAMLAVAGLWTVRAAGPEPVVHIAGDSDVDAAALRAAIDPLFEDQAGETRALIVMHDGEIVAERYAPGYGPQTRLPSWSTAKSVTAVLIGLMVSDGRLALDSPAPVAAWGQPGDPRGRITLRQLLAMTSGLDHVEDAEPLAEADTVRMLFTDGAQDMGAFAEAKPLAHAPGSVFSYSTGSTIILTDLMARMLTNSSDPDVRRRAMQMFIDGRLKIPARLDSLTVEYDAAGTMIGGSFMHMTARDYARFGELLRNHGRGVAGHQIVPEKWIDHMRAPSPRNAAYGAHLWLNRESEESALMPGRAPRSLFGCVGHGGQYILVSPSQRLTVVRLGMSPDKEQRGVVKDGLAKLVGLYAR from the coding sequence ATGAGGGTTGAGCGGAACAGCGTAAAGCGCCTTGGCGCGATCGGCGGAATTTTGGCGATGCTGGCGGTGGCCGGCCTGTGGACCGTGCGCGCCGCCGGGCCGGAGCCGGTCGTCCATATCGCCGGAGATTCGGATGTGGACGCGGCGGCGCTGAGGGCGGCGATCGATCCGCTGTTCGAGGATCAGGCGGGCGAGACGCGGGCGCTGATCGTCATGCACGACGGGGAGATCGTGGCCGAGCGCTATGCGCCGGGCTATGGGCCGCAGACCAGGCTGCCATCCTGGTCCACGGCCAAGAGCGTGACGGCGGTGCTGATCGGGCTGATGGTGTCGGACGGGCGGCTGGCGCTCGATTCGCCCGCGCCGGTGGCGGCCTGGGGCCAGCCGGGCGATCCGCGGGGACGCATCACCCTGCGGCAGTTGCTGGCCATGACATCCGGCCTGGATCATGTCGAGGATGCCGAACCCCTGGCCGAGGCCGATACGGTGCGGATGCTGTTCACCGACGGGGCGCAGGACATGGGCGCCTTTGCGGAGGCCAAGCCGCTCGCCCATGCGCCGGGTTCGGTCTTTTCCTATTCGACCGGCAGCACGATCATCCTGACCGACCTGATGGCCCGGATGCTGACCAACAGTAGCGATCCCGATGTGCGGCGGCGGGCGATGCAGATGTTCATCGACGGGCGGCTGAAGATTCCGGCGCGGCTCGACAGCCTGACCGTCGAATATGATGCGGCGGGCACGATGATCGGCGGCAGCTTCATGCATATGACGGCGCGGGATTATGCGCGCTTCGGGGAATTGCTGCGCAACCATGGGCGCGGGGTGGCGGGGCACCAGATCGTGCCGGAAAAGTGGATCGACCATATGCGCGCGCCTTCGCCGCGCAACGCGGCCTATGGGGCGCATCTGTGGCTCAACCGGGAAAGCGAAGAAAGCGCGCTGATGCCGGGGCGGGCGCCGCGCAGCCTGTTCGGCTGCGTCGGGCATGGCGGGCAATATATATTGGTGTCGCCATCGCAGCGGCTGACCGTGGTGCGGCTGGGCATGTCGCCCGACAAGGAGCAGCGCGGGGTCGTGAAGGACGGATTGGCGAAGCTGGTGGGGCTTTATGCGCGTTGA
- a CDS encoding TIGR00730 family Rossman fold protein, with amino-acid sequence MKRLAVYCGSATPADPAYVESARHVGRTLAQRGIGVVYGGGRLGLMGAVADAALEAGGEVIGIIPEALVGAEVAHRGCTELHVVQTMHQRKQLFTDLSDGFVTLPGGVGTMDELWEAISWAQLGYHQKPVGLLNVAGFYDQLIAFNQHMVEAGFIRAQHANILIHANAIEALLDRMAAYQPHETIFAMKADRL; translated from the coding sequence ATGAAGAGACTGGCTGTCTATTGCGGCTCGGCCACCCCGGCGGACCCCGCCTATGTCGAATCCGCCCGCCATGTCGGGCGCACCCTGGCCCAGCGCGGCATCGGCGTCGTCTATGGCGGCGGCCGCCTTGGCCTGATGGGCGCGGTGGCCGACGCGGCGCTGGAAGCGGGCGGCGAAGTGATCGGCATCATCCCCGAAGCGCTGGTCGGCGCCGAAGTCGCCCATCGCGGCTGCACGGAACTGCACGTCGTCCAGACGATGCACCAGCGCAAGCAACTGTTCACCGACCTGTCCGACGGCTTCGTCACCCTGCCGGGCGGCGTCGGCACGATGGACGAATTATGGGAAGCGATCAGTTGGGCGCAGCTTGGCTATCACCAGAAGCCGGTCGGCCTGCTCAACGTCGCGGGTTTCTACGACCAGCTCATCGCCTTCAACCAGCATATGGTGGAGGCTGGCTTCATCCGCGCCCAGCACGCCAATATCCTGATCCACGCCAACGCCATCGAAGCCCTGCTCGACAGGATGGCGGCCTATCAGCCCCACGAAACCATCTTCGCGATGAAGGCGGACCGCCTCTGA
- a CDS encoding phytoene desaturase, translated as MNRKAIVIGAGFGGLALAIRLQSAGIDTTLVEARDRPGGRAYMWEKDGFVFDAGPTVITDPDCLGELWRLSGHDMAEDVTLIPVSPFYRLNWGDGTNFDYSNDETALRAEIAKLNPEDVAGYESFLDYADGVYQEGYRKLGSVAFLDFASMVRAAPALMKHQAWRSVYSVVSSHVKNEKLRQALSFHTLLVGGNPMQTSSIYALIHKLEKDGGVWFAKGGTNRLVQAMATHFERLGGTLRLADPVTRIETYGDRAVAVRTASGWRGEADAVASNADLMHSYRDLIGHHPRGQKQAEKLSRKRWSPSLFVLHFGIKGSWPGIPHHMILFGPRYRGLLTDIYDYGVLPQDFSLYLHHPTVTDPGMAPDGHSTFYALAPVPHLGKLPIDWERFGPVYAERILDEIQHRLIPDIRSRIVTQFHYAPPDFRQDLSAHLGSAFSLAPLLTQSAWFRAHNRDDVIPNLYLVGAGTHPGAGIPGVVGSAKATAALMLEDLV; from the coding sequence ATGAACCGGAAAGCGATCGTCATCGGCGCGGGCTTTGGCGGCCTCGCGCTCGCCATCCGCCTGCAATCCGCCGGAATCGACACCACGCTGGTCGAGGCGCGGGACCGGCCGGGCGGACGCGCCTATATGTGGGAAAAGGACGGCTTCGTCTTCGACGCCGGACCGACCGTCATCACCGACCCGGATTGCCTGGGCGAACTGTGGCGCCTGTCCGGCCACGACATGGCGGAGGATGTCACCCTCATCCCCGTCTCCCCCTTTTACCGGCTCAACTGGGGCGACGGCACGAATTTCGACTATTCCAACGACGAAACCGCCCTCCGCGCCGAGATCGCCAAGCTCAACCCGGAAGATGTGGCGGGCTATGAGAGCTTCCTGGACTATGCCGACGGCGTGTATCAGGAGGGGTATCGCAAGCTCGGCTCGGTCGCCTTTCTCGACTTCGCCTCGATGGTGCGCGCCGCCCCGGCGTTGATGAAGCATCAGGCGTGGCGGTCCGTCTATTCGGTCGTCTCTTCCCATGTGAAGAATGAGAAGCTGCGCCAGGCGCTTTCCTTCCACACGTTGCTGGTCGGCGGCAATCCGATGCAGACCAGTTCGATCTACGCCCTGATCCACAAGCTGGAGAAGGATGGCGGCGTCTGGTTCGCGAAGGGCGGCACCAACCGCCTCGTCCAGGCGATGGCGACGCATTTCGAACGTCTGGGCGGCACGCTGCGCCTGGCCGATCCGGTGACCAGGATCGAAACCTATGGCGACCGCGCCGTCGCCGTGCGCACCGCTTCGGGCTGGCGGGGGGAGGCGGACGCCGTCGCCTCCAACGCCGACCTGATGCACAGCTATCGCGACCTGATCGGCCACCATCCGCGTGGCCAGAAACAGGCGGAAAAGCTTTCCCGCAAACGCTGGTCGCCCAGCCTGTTCGTGCTGCATTTCGGCATCAAGGGAAGCTGGCCGGGCATCCCGCACCATATGATCCTGTTCGGCCCGCGCTATAGGGGGCTGCTGACCGACATTTACGATTATGGCGTGCTGCCGCAGGATTTCTCGCTCTATCTGCACCACCCGACCGTCACCGATCCCGGCATGGCGCCGGACGGCCATTCGACCTTCTACGCGCTCGCCCCGGTGCCGCATCTGGGCAAGCTGCCGATCGACTGGGAACGGTTCGGGCCGGTCTATGCCGAACGCATACTGGACGAAATCCAGCATCGCCTGATCCCCGACATCCGATCGCGCATCGTGACGCAGTTTCACTACGCCCCGCCCGATTTCCGCCAGGATTTGTCGGCCCATCTCGGCAGCGCCTTCAGCCTGGCGCCGCTGCTCACCCAAAGCGCCTGGTTCCGCGCCCATAATCGCGACGACGTCATTCCCAACCTCTATCTGGTGGGGGCGGGCACGCATCCGGGCGCAGGCATCCCCGGCGTGGTCGGCAGCGCGAAGGCGACCGCCGCGTTGATGCTGGAAGATCTGGTGTAG
- a CDS encoding metal/formaldehyde-sensitive transcriptional repressor, with the protein MHIVADRDKLLARVRRIAGQIGAVERQLSGDAGCSETLQLVASVRGAVGSLMEELIEQHMREHVARPDISDETRQAAAEEMLALIRRYGK; encoded by the coding sequence ATGCATATCGTGGCGGACCGGGACAAGCTGTTGGCGCGGGTGCGGCGCATCGCCGGGCAGATCGGCGCCGTCGAACGGCAATTGTCGGGCGATGCGGGCTGTTCGGAAACGCTGCAACTGGTCGCGTCCGTCCGGGGGGCCGTGGGCAGCCTGATGGAAGAATTGATCGAGCAGCATATGCGGGAACATGTCGCCCGCCCGGATATCAGCGACGAAACGCGACAGGCCGCGGCGGAGGAAATGCTGGCGCTGATCCGGCGCTACGGGAAGTGA
- the crtY gene encoding lycopene beta-cyclase CrtY, translating to MATMTDFDLAIVGGGLAGSLTALAFAARHPDAALLLLESGDTLGGNHIWSFFDSDVDAGDRWLVDPLIAHRWAEGYEVRFPGHSRRLAMPYNSITSTRLDAHVRQVLGDAVLTGAQAAELTPTAVTLSDGRIIRARAVLDARGGGDLSALRCGWQKFVGQTLRLRAPHGLTRPVIMDATVDQLDGYRFVYLLPWDDRTLFVEDTYYSDTPDLDIPALEARIAAYAQARGWQVEGVVHSESGVLPVVHGGDFDRFWLDADAVARTGVRAAMFQPMTGYSLPDAVRFALRLADEWPMEGRLLAHVTREWAAIHWRQGRYYRLLGRMLFGAARPAQRWRIFERFYRLGPALIGRFYAGRSTLGDRIRILCGRPPVPIRDAMRTLLSPPAR from the coding sequence ATGGCGACCATGACCGATTTCGATCTGGCGATAGTGGGCGGCGGCCTGGCCGGCAGCCTGACGGCGCTTGCCTTCGCGGCGCGCCATCCCGACGCGGCGCTGCTGCTGCTGGAAAGCGGCGACACGCTGGGCGGCAATCATATCTGGTCCTTTTTCGACAGCGATGTGGATGCCGGGGATCGCTGGCTTGTCGACCCGCTGATCGCCCATCGCTGGGCCGAAGGCTATGAGGTTCGCTTCCCCGGTCACAGCCGTCGACTTGCCATGCCCTATAACAGCATCACCTCGACGCGCCTCGACGCCCATGTCCGCCAGGTGCTGGGCGACGCCGTGCTGACCGGCGCGCAGGCCGCCGAATTGACGCCCACCGCCGTCACCCTGTCCGACGGCCGCATCATCCGCGCCAGGGCGGTGCTCGACGCCAGGGGAGGGGGCGATCTGTCCGCCCTGCGCTGCGGCTGGCAGAAATTCGTCGGCCAGACGCTGCGCCTGCGCGCCCCGCACGGCCTGACCCGCCCGGTCATCATGGACGCCACCGTCGATCAACTGGACGGCTATCGCTTCGTCTATCTGCTGCCCTGGGACGACCGCACCCTCTTCGTCGAGGATACCTATTACAGCGACACGCCGGACCTCGACATCCCCGCATTGGAAGCCCGGATCGCCGCCTATGCACAGGCGCGGGGCTGGCAGGTCGAGGGGGTCGTCCACAGCGAAAGCGGCGTCCTGCCGGTCGTCCATGGCGGCGATTTCGACCGTTTCTGGCTGGATGCGGACGCTGTGGCGCGGACGGGGGTGAGGGCCGCGATGTTCCAGCCCATGACCGGCTATTCCCTGCCCGACGCGGTGCGCTTCGCGCTGCGCCTGGCGGACGAATGGCCGATGGAGGGCCGCCTGCTGGCGCATGTGACGCGCGAATGGGCCGCCATCCACTGGCGGCAGGGGCGCTATTACCGGCTGCTCGGCCGCATGCTGTTCGGCGCGGCCCGGCCCGCACAGCGCTGGCGCATCTTCGAGCGTTTCTATCGGCTTGGCCCTGCGCTGATCGGGCGCTTCTATGCCGGGCGCTCGACGCTGGGGGATCGCATCCGCATCTTGTGCGGGCGGCCCCCCGTGCCCATAAGGGACGCCATGCGAACATTGTTGAGCCCACCCGCCCGATGA
- the dmeF gene encoding CDF family Co(II)/Ni(II) efflux transporter DmeF, which yields MSMHDDHDHGGHPHPGHDHAHALPAVGGDEENHYFDHIYLTHGHDENARKTMWVVWLTAATMVVEIVFGWLTGSMALLADGFHMATHAGALAVAAAAYGYARRHARNPRYTFGTGKVGDLSGFASALILAFTALFIAVESVMRLFEPVKVAFGEATLVAVTGLVINLISAVLLRHDHSHDHSRDDGHGHDPKQGHADNNLRAAYVHVLTDALTSVLAIVALLAGRFIGWWWLDPAVGLLGAVVIARWAWGLMRDTAAILLDTAEPALTARIKGLAEAEGATIRDLHVWRIGPHAHAAIVSLAPGADVAAVRRQVRALPRMEHVTVECG from the coding sequence GTGAGCATGCATGACGATCACGACCATGGCGGCCACCCGCATCCTGGGCATGATCATGCGCATGCCCTGCCGGCAGTCGGCGGGGACGAGGAAAACCATTATTTCGACCATATCTACCTGACCCATGGGCATGACGAAAATGCCCGCAAGACGATGTGGGTGGTGTGGCTGACTGCGGCGACCATGGTGGTGGAGATCGTCTTCGGCTGGCTGACCGGGTCGATGGCGTTGCTGGCCGACGGCTTCCACATGGCGACCCATGCGGGCGCGCTGGCGGTGGCGGCGGCGGCCTATGGCTATGCGCGGAGGCATGCGCGCAATCCGCGCTATACCTTCGGCACCGGGAAGGTGGGGGATCTGTCCGGCTTCGCATCGGCGCTGATCCTGGCCTTCACCGCCCTGTTCATCGCCGTCGAATCGGTGATGCGCTTGTTCGAACCGGTGAAGGTGGCCTTTGGCGAAGCGACTTTGGTCGCGGTGACCGGCCTGGTCATCAACCTGATCAGCGCCGTGCTGCTGCGGCATGACCATAGCCATGATCATAGCCGCGACGATGGGCATGGGCATGACCCCAAACAGGGCCATGCCGACAATAATCTGCGCGCCGCCTATGTCCATGTGCTGACCGATGCGCTGACATCGGTGCTGGCGATCGTGGCGTTGCTGGCGGGGCGCTTTATCGGCTGGTGGTGGCTGGACCCCGCGGTGGGCCTGCTGGGCGCGGTGGTGATCGCGCGCTGGGCCTGGGGGCTGATGCGGGATACCGCCGCGATCCTGCTCGACACCGCCGAACCGGCGCTGACGGCGCGGATCAAGGGGCTGGCCGAGGCGGAAGGGGCCACCATCCGCGACCTGCACGTCTGGCGCATCGGGCCGCATGCCCATGCCGCGATCGTCAGCCTGGCCCCCGGCGCGGACGTCGCTGCCGTGCGCCGCCAGGTCCGCGCCCTGCCGCGCATGGAGCATGTGACGGTGGAGTGCGGATAG
- a CDS encoding NAD(P)/FAD-dependent oxidoreductase: MASKAENYDAIVLGAGGAGLMCAAMAGQRGRRVLVIDHADQAGKKILISGGGRCNFTNIHTAPDRYLSVNPHFAKSALGRYTPQDFLALVERHGIAWHEKTLGQLFCDRSARQIVAMLLAECEAGGVTIRLDHAISSVTHADGRYSVTHGGRTATAPALVIATGGPAIPKIGATGIAYDLARQFGLKVVEPRPALVPLTLGGEDLLFRSLSGVSTEVVARHGKTAFREAALLTHRGLSGPAILQISSYWRHGEAIALDFLPDRPQGWLIDAKRSRPRATLTQCLRGHLPDRLADALAERLALPGDLGNMPDRKLQDAERRLSAWSFTPNGTEGFAKAEVAIGGISTAGLSSQTMEARHLPGLYAIGEAVDVTGWLGGYNFQWAWASGWVAAQFL; this comes from the coding sequence ATGGCTTCCAAAGCGGAAAATTATGACGCCATCGTCCTGGGCGCTGGCGGCGCCGGCCTCATGTGCGCGGCCATGGCGGGCCAGCGGGGCAGGCGCGTCCTCGTCATCGACCATGCCGACCAGGCCGGGAAGAAAATCCTGATCTCCGGCGGTGGCCGCTGCAATTTCACCAATATCCACACCGCGCCCGACCGTTACCTCTCGGTCAACCCGCATTTCGCCAAATCGGCGCTGGGCCGTTACACGCCGCAGGATTTCCTGGCGCTCGTCGAACGCCATGGCATAGCCTGGCATGAAAAGACGCTGGGCCAGCTTTTCTGCGACCGGAGCGCCCGCCAGATCGTCGCCATGCTGCTGGCCGAATGCGAAGCGGGCGGCGTCACGATCCGGCTCGACCACGCCATTTCCTCCGTCACCCATGCCGATGGTCGGTACAGCGTCACCCATGGCGGCAGGACCGCCACGGCCCCCGCGCTGGTCATCGCCACCGGCGGCCCCGCCATCCCGAAGATCGGCGCGACCGGCATCGCCTACGACCTTGCCCGCCAGTTCGGGCTGAAGGTCGTGGAGCCGCGCCCCGCGCTCGTCCCCCTGACGTTGGGCGGCGAAGACCTGCTGTTCCGCTCGCTCTCCGGCGTCTCGACCGAAGTCGTCGCCCGCCACGGCAAGACCGCCTTCCGCGAAGCCGCATTGCTCACCCACCGGGGGCTGTCCGGCCCGGCGATTTTGCAGATTTCCTCCTATTGGCGGCATGGGGAGGCCATCGCCCTCGATTTCCTGCCCGACCGGCCGCAAGGCTGGCTGATCGACGCGAAACGCAGCAGGCCCCGCGCCACGCTGACGCAATGCCTGCGCGGCCATCTGCCGGATCGTCTGGCCGATGCCCTGGCGGAACGGCTCGCGCTTCCCGGCGACCTCGGCAATATGCCGGACCGCAAGCTCCAGGACGCCGAACGCCGCCTTTCGGCCTGGTCCTTCACCCCCAACGGCACCGAAGGCTTCGCCAAGGCGGAAGTCGCCATCGGCGGCATCTCGACCGCCGGACTATCGTCCCAGACGATGGAGGCGCGCCACCTCCCCGGCCTCTACGCCATAGGCGAAGCGGTCGACGTCACCGGCTGGCTGGGTGGCTATAATTTCCAATGGGCCTGGGCGAGCGGCTGGGTAGCGGCCCAGTTTCTTTGA
- a CDS encoding PhzF family phenazine biosynthesis protein: protein MTSLPFIQVDAFADAPFTGNPAAVMPLGQWLDDATLQAIAAENNLSETAFTVPTPDDPDADYALRWFTPEVEVKLCGHATLASGHALMGGRTAVRFRTTHAGILTVSRDRDGYALSLPAWTTEPSPLPDLAAAMGGDVLETRWRDGGYAIFAYPDDAAIRALQPDFATLKKAGSILLIATAPGEDSDMVSRVFAPGAGIDEDPVTGSAHCLLTPYWAGRLDKAKLTAYQASHRGGRLLCRLSGDRVILTGACRTVIEGNFLL, encoded by the coding sequence GTGACCAGCCTGCCCTTCATCCAGGTCGACGCCTTCGCCGACGCTCCCTTTACCGGCAATCCGGCCGCGGTCATGCCGCTGGGCCAATGGCTCGACGACGCCACGCTTCAGGCGATCGCGGCGGAAAATAATCTCTCCGAAACCGCCTTCACCGTGCCCACGCCCGATGATCCGGACGCGGACTATGCGCTGCGCTGGTTCACGCCCGAAGTGGAGGTCAAGCTGTGCGGCCACGCCACGCTGGCCAGCGGCCATGCGCTGATGGGCGGTCGCACCGCCGTTCGCTTCCGCACGACGCATGCGGGCATACTCACCGTGTCGCGCGACCGTGACGGTTATGCGCTCTCGCTCCCCGCCTGGACGACCGAGCCAAGCCCGCTGCCGGACCTTGCCGCGGCCATGGGCGGCGACGTCCTCGAAACCCGTTGGCGCGACGGCGGCTATGCGATCTTCGCCTATCCCGACGACGCCGCGATCCGCGCCCTGCAACCGGATTTCGCGACGCTGAAAAAGGCCGGAAGCATCCTCCTGATCGCCACCGCCCCCGGCGAGGACAGCGACATGGTCAGCCGCGTCTTCGCCCCCGGCGCGGGCATAGACGAAGACCCCGTCACCGGCTCGGCCCATTGCCTGCTCACCCCCTATTGGGCCGGGCGGCTCGATAAGGCGAAACTCACCGCCTATCAGGCATCGCATCGCGGAGGACGCCTGCTATGCCGCCTTTCCGGCGACCGCGTGATCCTGACCGGCGCCTGCCGCACGGTGATAGAAGGCAATTTCCTGCTCTAA